The sequence GGCTGCACGTGGAGGGTGCACAGCTCCACGCAGGTCACCAGGGCGCGGCCACCCGAGGCGGTGGCCAGGGCGGCCGCCGTGCGCAGGGCCGGCAGGGCCGCGTAGCAGCCCATGTGGCCGACGGCCAGGCGCTGGACCCGGTCGCCGAGCCCGAGGTCGTCGACCAGGTGGACGTCGAGCCCGGGGCCGCTGTAGCCGGTGCAGGTGACGGCGACCAGGTCGGTCACCTCGGCGGCGGCGGCCGGCCCGGCCCGCTCCAGGGCCCGCCGGGACGCCTCGGCCCCGAGGCGGCGGGCGGCCGGGACGAACTCGCGCATCCGGTCGGCGGTGCTCCGCGGCCGGGTGTACCAGGACGGGTCGACCACCGAGGCCCGGCGCTCGACCCCGGAGTGGGCGAACACCTCGGCGAAGGACGGGTCCCAGCCCGGCTGGCCGGCGAAGAACTCCTCCACGATCTCCGACTGCTTGAAGACGTAGTGGTCCGGCATGGCGGTGCCGAGGGCCTGGACACGGGCCGTCATCGCACGCCCTTTCGGTAGTGCCCCAGGTAGGAGGCGCGGCGCCCGTTGCCGACGGTGAAGGTGGGGACGTCGATGCGGCGGGTCAGCAGCCCCCGGGCGACCGTTCCGGGACCGACCCGGGGCGCCAGGCCGGTCACCGCGACCGGCTCCAGGCCGGCCCCGCGCAACAGCCGGTCCAGCTCGGCCGGGCGGATGAACAGCCGCCAGTCGTGGGTGCCCCGCGGCACCATCCGCAGCACCTGCTCGAGCCCGAACACGCCCGTGAACCACGACCAGAAGGTGCGGTTGACGGTGTCGAACATGAAGCTGCCGCCGGGGGCGAGCACCCGGGCCAGCTCGGCCACGGCGACCGGCAGGTCGGGCAGGTGCTCGAGCACGTCGGCGGCGACCACGACGTCGAAGCTGCCGTCGGCGAACGGGAGGTGTTCCAGCCGCCCCTGGGCGGGCCGGAAGCGGGCTCCGACAGCCCGGCGGGCGACCCCGAGGCTGCCCAGCGAGCGGTCGACCCCGGCCACCTCGGCCCCGGCCGCGGCCAGCTCGCGGGCGACCAGCCCGCCGCCGCAGCCGGCGTCCAGGACCAGCCGGCCGCCCAGGTCGCCGAGCTGCTCCAGATAGAAGCCGACCCGGGGCCGGTTGATGGCGTGCAGGATGGCCGCCGGGCCGGCCGGGTCCCACCACAGCTCGTCCATGCCCTCGTAGTACTCGTTGTCGATCGAGCACCGCGCCGGCGGCACCGGCCGGGTCCGGTCGATGGTCAGGGCGGGCGCTCTCAAGCGGGACCACCTGGAGGAGTTGCCGACCCGAGCTCGACCCGGCCCAGCCACTGCAGGGTGGCGTCGTGGGAGGGGGGCAGGAGCAGGCCGGCGTGGGCGTCGCGCAGCAGCCGCTCCAGCGGGCCGGTGCGCAGGTAGCCGCTGCCGCCGGCGGTCCGCAGGGCCATGGTGCAGACCGCCAGGGCGGTCTGGCAGGTGAACAGCTTGGCCCCGGCCATGCGGCCGTAGTGGGTCACCGGGTCGGGGTCGGGCGGCCGGGCCACGGCGGCGAGCAGGGTCGCCCGGGCCGCGTCCAGGCGCATGCGCATCTCCCCCACCGCCTGCTGCACGCCCGGCAGCTCGGCCAGCGACGCCCCCAGGCCCTCGTTGCGCCGCCTGGGCAGCCCCTCGGCCACGTGCCGGAAGGCGGCCTCGGCGGCGCCGAGGAACACGCTGGCGAACGACGGCCACGACCAGTGCGACCCGGTCAGGAAGCTGACCGCCACCGGGAAGCCCTGGCCGACCACGTGCTCGGGCGCGATCTCCAGCTCGTCGATGGCCAGGGCGTTGCTGCCGGTGGCCCGCATGCCCATGGCCTTCCAGTCGCCCAGGACCCGCACGCCCCGCTCCGGCCGCGGCACCAGGAACCCGATCGGCTCCCGGTCGCCGTCGACCTCGACCGCCGCCGTCAGGAACAGGTGGGTGGCCCGCGGCCAGCCGGTGAAGAACGTCTTGGTCCCGGACAGCCGGTAGCCGCCCCCCGGCAGCGGGGTCGCGGTGGTGGCCTGGTACCACCAGTTCCCGCCCGACTGGGGCTCGGAGAAGCCGCCGGCCAGGATGGCCCCGTCGGTCGCGACCAGCTTGAGGAACGGCTCCACCCGGTCCCGGAACCCCTCGGCCAGCAGCCCGACGCCGTGCAGGTGCATGTTCACGGCCAGCGCGGTCGCCGGGTTGCCCTCGGCCAGCCGGCTCTGGGCGCCGACCAGGTCGAGCGCGCCCGCTCCCATGCCGCCGAGCTCGGCCGGCACGGTGATGGCCGTGTAGCCGGAGGTGACCAGGTCGTCGAAGTCCTCGTGGCAGAACGCGTCGGCCTCGTCGTAGCCGGCGGCGCGGCCGGCCAGGGCGGGGACCAGACCCGCGGCCAGGTCGACGATCTCCTGCCGGGGCTCGGTGGGTCGCGATGGATGCTGCATGACTGCTCCTGGACGAGGACGCTCGGCCGTGCCTACCCCAACAGCCTTCCACGAACCCGCCGCAAACACGAACGGTGCCGGCCCGACTGCCGGAAGTGGGTAGGCTCGTATGGTGCACGATCGGCTGTTGCGGCTGCTCCAGGACGCGGCGGCAGGGTCGCCGCCGCCGGCCGACGGGCTGGTCGAGGTGTGGGCCCCGCCGCCCGGGGCGGTGGA comes from Actinomycetota bacterium and encodes:
- a CDS encoding type III polyketide synthase; its protein translation is MTARVQALGTAMPDHYVFKQSEIVEEFFAGQPGWDPSFAEVFAHSGVERRASVVDPSWYTRPRSTADRMREFVPAARRLGAEASRRALERAGPAAAAEVTDLVAVTCTGYSGPGLDVHLVDDLGLGDRVQRLAVGHMGCYAALPALRTAAALATASGGRALVTCVELCTLHVQPPRTREDAVYLALFGDGAAAALVGAGGDGPAIVGSATVTVPGSEERMGWLVEDEGFRMWLSPRVPALVERGVGRLVEDLLRPHGLATADVAHWAVHPGGPEIVDRVQRRLGLGDAEVARSREVLADGGNRSSATVLFILEQLLGGGEVEPGQWIVALAFGTGLTLEALLLRA
- the ubiG gene encoding bifunctional 2-polyprenyl-6-hydroxyphenol methylase/3-demethylubiquinol 3-O-methyltransferase UbiG — translated: MRAPALTIDRTRPVPPARCSIDNEYYEGMDELWWDPAGPAAILHAINRPRVGFYLEQLGDLGGRLVLDAGCGGGLVARELAAAGAEVAGVDRSLGSLGVARRAVGARFRPAQGRLEHLPFADGSFDVVVAADVLEHLPDLPVAVAELARVLAPGGSFMFDTVNRTFWSWFTGVFGLEQVLRMVPRGTHDWRLFIRPAELDRLLRGAGLEPVAVTGLAPRVGPGTVARGLLTRRIDVPTFTVGNGRRASYLGHYRKGVR
- a CDS encoding acyl-CoA dehydrogenase family protein; this translates as MQHPSRPTEPRQEIVDLAAGLVPALAGRAAGYDEADAFCHEDFDDLVTSGYTAITVPAELGGMGAGALDLVGAQSRLAEGNPATALAVNMHLHGVGLLAEGFRDRVEPFLKLVATDGAILAGGFSEPQSGGNWWYQATTATPLPGGGYRLSGTKTFFTGWPRATHLFLTAAVEVDGDREPIGFLVPRPERGVRVLGDWKAMGMRATGSNALAIDELEIAPEHVVGQGFPVAVSFLTGSHWSWPSFASVFLGAAEAAFRHVAEGLPRRRNEGLGASLAELPGVQQAVGEMRMRLDAARATLLAAVARPPDPDPVTHYGRMAGAKLFTCQTALAVCTMALRTAGGSGYLRTGPLERLLRDAHAGLLLPPSHDATLQWLGRVELGSATPPGGPA